A stretch of DNA from Endozoicomonas sp. 8E:
ATTAAATAAGCTGCACCAGTCCATTTGATAGAGTTGAATGCAAGTTCTGAGCTTGTAATTAAAACGCCTAACCCAGCAAATGATAGAGTCAAAATTCCCGTGATTGCGGTAAGACTACCAACTGCTGTGAAAAATGATTGTTTGATCCCGTTTGTTACACCTTTTGATAAGCAAAGCAGGGAGCTTGGCCCCGGTGATGCAGTAAGAATCAATACAGCAATAAGGTAGTAAACCCAAGTTTCTAAAGTCATGAGAGATTCCTTTCTTCAAGGTTTGGCTAAAAAGAGAATTTCTGAGATTTGCGCATAACGCCTGGTTCAGCCGCGCCGCCGACGGGTGGAGGGGCGCAGCCCCGGAACGAACTGGAACCATTCGTTACATTTGCGGTTGGCTACGAACCAAAAAGCTGGGCTACTGTTTTCATGGGCAGGAACATGCGAACCCTACCATTATGTTCACACAGAACTTCAAACCCATATTTTGCATAAAACTTCTCTGCGGCATCTGTTAAGCAGTCAACAATAATGGCGTATGCACGCATATGAGAGTTGATTTCCCATAGGTACTTTAAGGCATTTATGAGACAGATTTTGCCCAGCCCCTCACCATGAAATTCTCGATGAACCGCAAGCTGTGCGATCAAAAATACAGGAATAGGGTATCGTGGAAGTTTTTTTGCTAAAGCTTTAGGTAAGGTATCACGGCAGATAGAGCTTGGTGTGATGCTGTAAAATGCACAGATTGGTATTTTTTGATTTGGCAAAGGATTTGATGCAGGCAGAACCATTGTGCGACTGATACCAGCCTGCATATGTTTTGCAGCTTCAGTCTGGATGAACAAATTAAGTTCAGTTTCACCACAATCAAATGATGCTCTATCGTGGATACCTTTACCGAGTTCCACAAACTCCTTTGACCAGCTCACTTGACACCTTTCTCCTCGGTAAATGCTAAGGCATCTAGCAACGCTTTATTTGGAGCCTTTGCCTTTTCGCAGGCCTCTGTAAAGCGATCAAACACATCGTTTTCGACTGTAATGCTCTCATACTCAGAAATGACCTGAGTAGAGTCTTCATCCATGAGCCTGACAACGTATTCGGTCAAACTCTTCAGCCCTAGTAAGGCTGAAGCCTTTTCTGCTTTAGCCTTGATTTCCTCATCAAGCCTTAGGTCTAATCGTGCAGTAGCCATTTTCCACTCTCCATTTGTACAGATATCTTCCGTATAGGCAGAGTTTAGACCTGAGAGTTCCTATAAGCAAGATGTACGGATAAATAACGGATTATTTGAGCGAATGTAACGCTGACAGCAAGGGTGGCGAACACAGTGAGCCATCCCTTTGCCTGTATTTGTTAGCCCGGCAGCCCTGCCGCCTGGGACAATGTTGATTATTGCAGAGGAGCTTCAGTAAAACCTGCACCTGCTACACCGATTGAAGTGCATAAAAGTTACCGCTGGAAAACTTGCAGGCAACGCCAATGCTGATACAACTTTTAACTGGTTTAGTGCGCCGGACCAAATACTCATAAACACCGTGAACCCACGCTGACATGCCCAACAAGACACCGCAGATTTTTCATCGACTGACAGAGAATCTACAGACATGCATTACTGAGAATTACTCAGAACTGGAATTGACCAGACTGGTTGCTGGCGTAGATTTTGGTTCGTGACTCATCCATTGGAAAAATAGAAAAAACTTTCATACTGCTGCCGGCTAACGCCTGCGTGTGGGGCGCCGCCGCAAGCGGCGTCCCAGGCAGCTCGCTGCCGACACAATGCACTTGTTGAACCAAGCCGCTAACGCGGCAAAAAAATACCGTTCATCCCAGCCACCCCGGCATTGCCAATACTTCCTGATATCCGCACCACTCCGGCGCGGCTTATATAAGGAAGCAACATGGAACGTTCTGAGCAAATCCGGTTTGACAAACTGTATCAAAAACACATCACCACCCTGAAGCTTCAGGGCAAAAGAAAATCAACCATTGATCTATACAGCAGGCCGCTGCGGCGGCTGGCAACCTTCTTTGATCATTGTCCTGACAGACTCAGCCCTGAGGATTTAAAAACCTATTTTGCCGCCCTGGTGGAAAGCCATTCCTGGAGCACGGTCAAAACCGATCGTAATGGCCTGCAGTTTTTCTGGAAACATGTTCTGGGCAAACACTGGGACTTTGTTGAAATCATCAAACCACCGACCGTCAAGCGACTGCCCGTTATCCTGACGCCTGCAGAGGTAGAACGACTGCTTAATACTGCACGGAAACTACGCTATTACACCATTCTGTTGACACTTTACAGCATGGGCTTAAGGCTGGCCGAAGGCCTGAACCTGACCATTGCCGACATTGATTCCGAACTCATGAGAGTCCATTTGCGCAACTGCAAAGGCGGCAAGGATCGCTATGTTGATCTTCCCAGTCGAACACTTAAGGCCCTGCGCCGCTATTGGGCCACTCACCGAAACCCAAAGTTTCTTTTTCCTGAAGGCCAGAGCGCACAGCAACGGCACCGGGCGACTCAGCCCATGAGCCGTTCCTGCACCCAGAAAGCCATGAGACAGCTGGTTGAAGAATGCAGGATTAATAAAAAGGTCAGCCCTCACAGTTTACGACACAGCTTTGCCACGCACCTTCTTGAACAGGGTTTAAGTCTCAGGGCTATTCAGACGCTGCTCGGGCACATGTGCCCAAAAACCACCGCTATCTATACCCAGTTAACAGAAACCGCCCAACTTAATACCAGGAAAGTGATGAATCATCTGATCAATGAACTCAAGCTGAAAGGAGATGATCAATGAAGCTTTCCGATATAGCAGCGCAATACGGTGATCGGTTTCTGGAAAAATACAGTCAATGTCTTTTACCTGGCCATATCAAAGCACTGCAAGCGATACAGCACTGTCGAACGTCGGCAGCCGGTATGACCTTGCTGGAATGCAACAGCTGCCGGACACGGGATCAAAAGCCCATGTCCTGCGGGCATCGCCACTGCAACCGCTGCCAGAACACCGATACCAGCGAGTGGCTGCAGCGGCAAAGACAAAAACTACTGCCCGTTGAATACTTTATGGTGACCTTCACCTTGCCAGCGCAACTTCGAAACCTGGCGTGGCAACATCAACGACAGGTGTACGATTTACTGTTCAGAACGGCAGCTGACACCCTAAAAGAATTCGGCAGCAATTCCAAAAAACTGGATGCAGGCCTGGGAATGACCGGCGTCCTGCACACTCATAGCCGACGACTGGATTACCATCCCCATATACACTTTGTCGTGCCAGGTGGCGGCATCAATACCCGACGAAAAGAGTGGCGCAAACTCACAGGCAACTACCTGTTCAATGGCAAGAACCTGGCCATGGTCTTTCGAGCCAAACTCCTTCGCGCCCTGGACGAACAGGGACTACTATCTCCGAGCCTGAAAACAAGGCTGCCCAAAGAGTGGGTCGTCAATTGCAAACGGGTAGGCAAAGGATTACCAGCACTTGAATATCTATCCCGCTATCTGTACCGAGGCGTGATCAGTGACAACAATATCCTGGCCAGCAAACGAGGAAAGGTGACCTTTTCTTACCTCAACAGTGAAACCGGCAAAAAGGAGAAGCGAACCCTGCCAGGAGAAGACTTCCTGTGGCTGGTACTGAAACATGTATTACCCAGACGACTTCGACGATCGCGGGATTACGGATTTTTACACAGCAACGCAAAAAACAATTATCACTGGTGCAACTGGTTTTAAACGTGATGGTGAAAGCAGTCGAACCTGTCATTCGCCCGAAATTCACATGCAGGCATTGCGGTGAGTCTATGAAACACATTGCGTTCAGTTTCCTGAAACCGACCTGAGTATTGCCACAGCAACAAACACCGCCATTCACAAGCAAGGAGGAAATGTAAGCTCAGCCAGACAGATCCGTCATATCCAAGACTACCGTAATGCAGTGGTCTGGAGACACTCATCCTGAATAAATAGCGTTCAGAAAAAACGTTTTGATTCAAGGTCCGCCAGAAAAGTAAACTTCAATAGATCTTTCTTACCAGAATTCAACCCGGGCTTGTGCAACAACAGGATAGATTGCGGCTGGGCGCAATCTATCCTTATTCGTTATGCGCGGCATGGAGGGTTACGATACCCAGCGAAGTGCTGGATTGATATAATAAGTTCAACCGAGAGAAATTTTAGATTTGAGCTAGTGCTAGTAAGTTCTCTTTTATTATGATTTTTATTCATCATGATCTGGATACTTTATACCTGTGTACGCTGATGCAACTAATACTCCTGAAATCAATCCATATGGAACTGTGATCCACCCTATCAAAATTGTACTCCCAATATATAAAAACCAAAATTTTTGGATTTCAAAAGTATCACCTAGAAAAGAATTATAAAGAGTAAAGATGAACCATGTTGGCAAATGACTTAACAAGCCTACAATCGCTCCTGATTTACAACTACTTGAAACCACTTTATTTGCATCGATTGAAATCAGCTCATGACATATTAAACAAGATGATAAAAACGTACATATAGGAGCAATAAAGAAAATTGAATCAAAGTCATTTTGATTGATGGGAAAACTAACGGGAATTTTGTCCATAACATAGTGGGTAATCATGAATGAGCTTACACCCCAAAATAAAGATATAAATAATATATAATTTGTTTTTGCACTCATAAGCTACTCATGATTATTTTTTTACTAAGCGCATAACGCCTGCGTGTGGGGCGCCGCCGCAGGCGGCGTCCCAGCCAGCTTGCTGGCGACACCACGCACTTGTTATGCCTCGGTTAGTTGTGAACTTGATGCTCTTCCTACCCAAATTTTGTGCCCACTGTTTTCTGGCAAGATAGCAGACTCTACTAAGCCTTTAAGTAAAGCAACTCTTGTGTGTCCTTCAACCAAATGAAAATTAGAGCCAATGGTATAGACAGAGTTGCTAAATATGACGGGAGGTTCTACCCATGTGCTATTCTCTTTCCAGTGCTCTATTACTTGAGGACGAACATCAATGCAATTCCAGCCTTTAGAGACAAACTGTAGTGTTCTTTGTGAAACACCCTGAAACCAAGTAGAAAAACCCGGATAGAAACTACTGCCCGTTATTTCTGTAGCAGGAATTTCTTCTAAGCTCCATTCAATCACTGATAGATCTAAGTCCGCATACTGATCTTGAAAATCGATATTTCGACCATGATCTGAATAGACCTGTTTTAAAATAGTTAAAGGAGTATTCGGAAGCTTTTCTTGAAGAAAAGCAATATCAATACAGCGAGTATCTTTATTGTGAGGAACATCCATTAAATCATAGAATTTCACAGAACAACCTTAAGCTTATAACTTATACATTTAACTTTTGAGAATTATACCTTTTTATTTTGTTTTGCTCCCAGGTTTTGAAATTACGTAATGTGAAATAAGCCCACCACCCAGACCAGAACTTGCCATTAAGATTATTTGAAAGAATGTTTCAATTACATTTACATCTTCTCCGGCAGCTAATGACTCCATTAGAAAATTTAAAATGTAGTACTTACCCAAAACGGCAATAGCTGCACCAAAGTAAATTACCAAAGCCCCTTGCTCTAGGTGATTAAAGTTGAACTTAAAGATAAAAAACATCACAGTGATATAACCAATAAGCCAAAGCATTGTTATGGGCATTTTGGGAAATATCAAACACAAAGGGATGCTTAAAATTGTAAATAAAATCACTTTAGCTGGTGTACGAAGATCTTTATTATTCATGATATTCCTATAAATAAAACACGATCCTGGTTAAGAGGCATAACGCACGTGTCACGGGGAGGAGCGCAGCGACGATCCCGTGGACACACTTGTTAACCAGACACAGCCTTTAAAATGAACTGAAGCCTATTTTTAACAGTATCCAGTGGCATTTCCGTAACACTGTAACCAAATTTTAAATAGCAACTTACCATAACTTGATACGTATTTACAGCCTCACTAAATGTTTGCTTTCTTTCGCTGTCATTTTGATAAATTGATTCCCAAGGGGGGAACATAAACACTTCTTTTGAATGCCTAATCTCAGAACAACTTTTTTCTAATGCTTTTGGTATTTCCAACCCTTCCAACTGCCTATACCCATACACATCGACAATTGATCTATCCAGAAAGATTAAACTCTCAGTAGTTTTTGTTGCTTTTAGGGCTTCATTTTCCAATCTTTCCATTTCATCAGCAAACCGACACTTATCTCTCCAAGGTAAGCATTCTGAATTCTCTTTTTTTTCCTCTTGAATAACCTTCCTACCAACTTCTTCTTTTACATTGAATCCTTTCAATTTTAATTGTTCAAGTAAGCTTGTCTTTCCAGCTCCCGGGCCTCCTGAAAAAATTATATGATTCTTGAGATGCATAAGTTATATTCGTCTGGTTAACGCCCACATGTGGGGCGCCGTAGGCGTCCCAGCCAGCTTGCTGGCGACACCATGTGCTTGTTATAAGCCGGTTTTCCCGTAAACAACAGTATTTGATAATTTACCGGATGGAAGTCGGCGCTCGTTTATGAATGTTGCTTCGAGTTGATAGCCATTTCTCTCTGCAACAGAACGACTTTTTTTGTTACATTCAGCTGCTCTGATTTCTATGCGTTTTGCCCCAAGCTCTTTGAATGAATAGGTCTCAAGAACTTTTAGAGCTTCTGTGACAAAGCCTTTACCTGATTTTGAATTTCTCAGCCAATAGCCAATTTCGAAAAATGGTACATTTTTGTCTCTTATTATCAAGCCAATTGCACCAAGTAGGTCATCGCTGGATTTTTCAATGATAAAAAATCTTAGCTCACCATTAAATGATTCATAGTTTGTTATTGCATGTTTCATATTTTCTTCAGGGTGAGATAAGCCATTTTGAACCCATGGCAAATATACGCTTAGACTCTCTTCACTTTCATTTATAGCATCATGAACTTTAGATACTAACTCCATAGAAGGAGGGGATAACTTAATTCTATCAGTTTCCACGAATTTTCCTTGAGGCTTATAACAGCTATTAGAACTCAAGCGAGTGATATCAGATATTACACTCACACGCATTATACCCCCCCAAATCAGGGAAAATTAACTCACTAGAGATATATCCCGTTTTTTCAATCTGTCAAAAAGTCATTAATTATCAACAGACTATGAGTCTATTCTACCTACCGTCCAGAATAGGCCGCTAGTGAGTTATTTGCATTTTTGGTATTTTCTTCAATAATACTGTACAAAATAACAGTTGTTGAGTTTACCATGCCATCTCCTTTTATGACTGAAGTACGCAACACCCTCAGAGTGAGGCGCTATAGCTATAAAACTGAACAGTCGTATTGTTATTGGATCAAGTACTTCATTCGTTATCAAAACATGAAACATCCAAAGAATTTAGGGCCTGATCATGTCAGACAATTTTTGACTTATCTTGCCGTTCAGCGTCGGGTTGCTACTTCAACACAAAACCAGGCATTGAATGCTCTGAACTTTTTATACAAACAAGTTTTAGGCAGAACCCTGGGCGATGTCAGCAACCTGGTCAGAGCAAAGAAGCCCACAAGGATTCCTGTGGTGTTTGAAAGGCATGAAATAAATGCAATTTTCACAGTGATCAGCCGCTACTAAAAATCTAACATAATCTGTAATTATGTAGACTTATCTACGCCGTCGACATGGATGCACGACGAATCGTGTCTGACTCCACTCTTGCGTAGGGTTTAGGGTCGAGCTGTAACCTGTCTCGACCATAATTATCAAGGTTAAAACTCGCACTGTAATCCCTATCATGCAGAGTTTTACATTTTGGACACCGCCACTCACGATCAGACAGAGTAAGATTGTCATTTACGTAGTCGCAAGTATGAACCGCACACTTCTTCGAGCTGGGAAAGAACCGATCTGCAATCACAACCTGACATCCTCGCAGCTCTGCCTTGTATTCAACCAGTTCTCTCAGCTTACCGAAACCTGCGTCACTGATTGCTCTTGCCAGTTTGCGGTTTTTTACCATGCCTTTGACATTCAGATTTTCGAGGGTGATTATTTTGAATCTTGACGTCAGATAATCACTTACCTCATGTAGTACGGCTGTTCGCTGGTTACTTATCCGGTAATGCAGTTTGGCAACCGCTCGCTTGGCTTTCACATAGCGGTTGCTTCCCTTTGTTTTGCAGCTTAACGCCCTCTGTTTCCTGTTAAGGCGTTTCAGAGAGCCTTTCAGTTTCTGATTAGCAGCAAAGGTTTTGCCATTCGAACAAATAGCTAAATCTTTGATGCCAAAATCAACGCCTACAGACTCATTGCTTTGTGCTTTTGGGTCGTAATCCTGAGTGTCTACCAAAATAGAAGCGAAATACTTTCCGGCTCGCTTAGTGATCGTCACCTGACAGGGTGTTCCTGTGAACCTCAGTTTCTGGCGCATCTTGATGCGGGTTTTCAATTTCTCAATGCGAAGTGTTCTGCCATCAACATCGAACTTGGGTTTTTCTCTGAGAGAAAAACTGTCGTGTAGTCCTCGCTTCTTGAATCTTGGATAACCTGCTTTTTCTCCTTTCTTCACCCGACGGAAGAAGTGAGTAAAGGCGTCATGAAGATCGTCGATTGTATTCCTGGTGACACGTTGGCTGACTTCGGCATACCAGGGAAACTCAAGCCTGAGTTCTTGGTATTTTTCATTGGCAGCCTTCTTTGACCATTTAACGCCTTCTTGATTGAAATGGGCTAACAGTTGATTGAACGCATGACGACGAGAACCACAAGCCCTATCAAGATAATCGGCTTGTTGTTTTGTCGGTCTGAGTTCAATCTTGTGAGCTAACAACATCTCGCAAAGTCTCAAGCATTTTTTCGTATAACCTGAGTTCGCCAACCTTCTATAGAACAGTAGGCTTCCAGTAACTCTTGCTGCCTGTCTAAGTCTGGCTTTTGGTCGTGACTGGATACTCTGCAATAGCAAAGCGTAGGCGCAGCTTCGTTACTGTAGCCCATCAATTCAGACACGTCGTAGTAACAAGTTCCAACTTTGGTCTTTCTGGCAGGAAGCAGCTCACCTGTGCTTTCCGATTTTCGTAGTGTTATTGGGTCTGTACCATGTAAACGAGCTGCCTCACCTATCTTCACTAATCACTTATCCATGCTCGAGATTTTATAAGATAGTTTTAGATTATAATAGATTTCTGCGAACTGTTTTTAACCCTACACACAAGTTACCGGTTCAACTGATGTATGGCTCCGGGCTGCGGCTAATGGAGTGCCTTCGTCTGCGTATAAAGGATATTGACTTCAACCGTAAGGCTATTCTTGTTCGCAGTGGTAAAGGCAATAAAGACCGGGTAACTGTCTTGCCTGACCCACTTATTCCTGGGCTAAAAGCCCGAATAAGCGAGGTTCGTTTTCTCCATACTATGGATAAAGAAGCCGGTTTTGGTGAAGTATGGATGCCGGATTCTCTTGCAAAAAAATACCCATCTGAAGCAAAAAGCCTGCATTGGCAGTATTTATTTTGTTCTCACAAACGTTCAACTGACCCCAGAGATGGCCGCGAGCGACGCCATCATATTGATAACAGCACTTTGCAAAGAGCGGTAAAACGAGCCATTAAGCTATCCGGTATAGAAAAGAAAGGAAGCTGCCATACTTTCCGACATTCTTTTGCTACTCATTTGCTGGATGATGGTTACGATATTCGAACTGTTCAGGAGCTTCTTGGCCACAAAGACCTCAAGACAACCCAGATCTACACTCATGTGCTAAATCGTGGTGGTCATGCAGTAAAGAGCCCTCTGTGCAAAATATAACTGGCACGCTACCGCCCGGGGAGTTCCCCGAGACTGCTGAAGAGCGCTTATCCCTTTGGCTCAATAGCTTCCTGACTGCCTGAGTGAATAGATTCTATTGAGCGACATTGTGCCAGTATTCTCTATTGAAGGGTAGGTAGTAGTGCTTATTTATGGCTGTCTTATATTTTTCGTGATCCATTCATCACGGCTATACGTAGAAAAAGACATAACAACATATTGGCTGGCAGGCATGATAAGGAACGAAGTTACATGGGTTACCGGGGTGGCAACTGGTGCAGGCAGAGTCAATACATTATGGTTAAAGAAAGCAAGCGTTTATTAGTCCTTAACGCCGTGTTATTTCAGCTGGTTTGGTTTATTGCTGTGCAAGGTAACAACCTGTATGCGCTCTTGGCATTACTCTTCTTGCTTTTTGTGCACTTCACGCTAATGAAACCCGATGCACAAGAGTTACGATTGATCTTTTTCGTGCCAGCCGTTGGTATCTTCGCTGACACTTTAATTATGAATGCAGGATGGATTGCATATCAGCGTACTGATCATTTTCTTATTCCAATCTGGCTATGCGTTTTGTGGGTTGCGTTCGCAACTACTCTTAAACATTCGATGAGTTGGGTATTTAAGACCTTCTGGTTACCTCCATTGGTGGGCTTACTGGTTGTGCCATTCAGTTATTGGGCAGGCATTAAATTATCAGGGGCTCAGCTTTTGATCCCCATGGAGAGGCTATTGCTGCTGGAAGGCCTGATCTGGGCTGTTTTATTGACTCTGATTGGCTATACAAAAAGAAAACAGGAACAATCCTTATGCTAGCGTCTTTAACCCCAAAATCGATCATGATGTTCAGCCCGGCTCTACTACTCTCTCCGCTCACTCAAGCAGATCATCCGGCAATTATCGGGTATGCATATCATTTGGGAACACAACAACTGGCATACACTGAAGAGCACAGATTCCCGGACTCCCTGTCTCATCATGTTGTTTATAAAGAGACTGACGGAAGTATTTTCGCCAACAAAACCATCGACTACAGCGATAGCTTTATTGCCCCTGATATCATCCAGACAAATCAGCGTAATGGAGAACTGATCAAAACCGAGTTCGTGGACGGTGCAGTCAAAGTTTCTTACAGAGCAAGCTTCGGTGCAGACACTCAACTATCAGACATCACCTTATCACCTGACCTGGTAATCGATGCCGGCTTCGATCATTACATTCGTTTAAACTGGGACGAACTTTTAGCAGAAAAAGAAACAGTGATTCAATACCTGATACCAAGCCACCAACGGGAAATCGATCTCCGCATAAAAACAGTTGAATGCAAGAAAGACCTGAAAGAGACTCATATTTGCTTCAATATTGCCCCAGACAGCTGGTTATACCGCATGCTCTCGTCGTCACTTACACTCAGCTATGACAAGCAAAGTCAAAAGCTGATGATTTTCTCTGGCCGCTCTAATATCAGCGGTAAGAATGGTGATTATCAGGACGTCACTATTCGCTATCAATTCCATACACCTATTAAAAACCAAGAGATTAGTTATGTTGCGAATTAGCGCCCTACTGATGGTTCTGTTTTTATTTGGCTGCAGCTCCGTCGATATCAGTCAATATCAAGATAACCAACCCACTCTCTCATTACCGGAGTTTTTCAATGGTCCTCTGACAGCCCATGGGATTCTGAAGAATCGAAGCGGCGAGGTAATACGCTACTTTAACGCCACCATGACAGGGAGCTGGGACGAAGAGGGGATTGGCACTCTGGATGAGGATTTTATTTTTGACGACGGTGAAAAACAAAAACGTATCTGGACATTCACTCCGGATGGCAAAGGCAGCTACCTGGCCAGTGCAGGAGATGTTAAAGAAGCCGTGCCTGTGAAAACATCTGGCAATGCCTTATTTATGGCGTATGTACTGAACATCCTCTACAAGGGTAAACCTCTCGAAGTGTCAATAGACGACAAAATGTACCTGGTCAGCGATAAAGTCATCATCAATGAATCCATCATGACCAAGTTCGGTATCGACTTGGGCTATATTACTCTGACGATCATCAAAGACGGGAATGATACCGGCAGCTGAAGATAGTTTCCGTTTGGGCATTCGGTCTATGCAGTAGTTTCATCTGCTTTATTATCTATTCGCGAAAGATATTCAAAGCTGGTGTGGGGCTTCTGTACTGATAGGAGTACTCTGTAATGCACTAATGAGTTTATCCTGAAAGATTGAACTCACAGAGAACTCAGGGCTCCTTTGACCAGCAGCTTTACAATCACTGCATTCAGCGTAACCAATGGATTGACACCAAAAGAAATGCCAAGGTTTGGCTGGTTATCCCGCGTAACAAAACCAACATCGGAGACCAGCTCACGAGGTTCAAATATGAAGAAATCAAAGATATTGGTCGTTTCAGGACAGTCTGGATAAGTCAACTTCGGTATAACGTTCTGTTTTATATCGTTAACGAATCTGGCGTCATGACCACACCAGTAGATAAGCTCTCTAACAGCCTGTGACAGCAACCCATTCTCATCCATGGACTGCCCTATGGACTCTTCTGTGAATTGAGGAAACGCCTTGTGAAACAGGGTAGCCAGAATTGCCTTTATTTTATGCTCATGATTGACTGTGGACTCCCTATTGCCAGAGTCGAACTGTTTTTGAAAACAGAGAGCATATTGCAATACCAGCCCCTGGGCATTTTTTGCCAGTTCTGAAAAGGCCACCTTGGCCCGATCCTCTGACTTTTCAAAATCAAGAAATTTCTGACACCTGCTGGAGAAAAAATAATCTTCACCCAGCTCATTCATACTTTTCGTATCTCCGGAATCCCGCATGCCAATGGGACCTACATTGGGATGTTCTGAGGCTTTTTTCCACTGGAGCATCCTCCCCTCGCTAGAAGCATCCACATAAGACGAAAGCACATGGTGCTTCCGGTTCGTCACAGAATCATGGTCAGCCGCCATTAACTCTGGGGCATATAATCCGCAACTGAATAAAACACCGCAATCATGGGCATACTTATAGAGTCCCTCGAAAATCTGATCCGCCTTTGTTACTGGATCAAGAACGTAAGGGTATAAATGATAAGGCGCATCTTTGGTTGATTTCAGATGCAGAGAATAACCTGTCTTGCCATCAATGTAGCGACACTTTTCCTCCAGTTTGGTCTTTATGGTGGGAGGTATTAATCTCGTCAGGTCAGTCTGCACATTTTCCCAGCAATAACTGCCGACTACTTCAGGTATCGAACTTTTCAAGCCATGCTGGCTGGCTATGGTTGCCATCAGGCTGGTTTTATTACCCTCTTTAGCCAGTTCTTCAGGCTTTTCCGTATCACTGAGAAATTTCAAATAATCCCAGCCGCCATCCGTTCGCTGAATGACCAGCGTTCGCCCGCACACCTCGATAGATTTGCCCATCAATGATGCTGTCGGGGGAGGGGCAGTCCACTGCTGCGGATTGTCCAGTTTTTGCCAATCATTATCAAACTGATTTCCCTGTGGTTGATAATCTTTATCAAGTGATAACAGTAACTGCCAAATGTTAGGACTTCCCACAATATTGAGGGGATAAGCAGTTCTGCAAAACAAGGCTTCCCGCTGTTTTGCACAATCAGGATTGTTTAACCAGGTATTTAGCACATGGATTCGATGGCCTGGAGGAGCAAGCCGCAGAAATGATTCAATGATGTCAAAATGTAAGTTAGTGACGCCAGTGGTGTACGTTACAAGTTGAGAATATGCATATGATCCTGGTGGTGTTGCCGATGCCTCATTGCCCGGGTCCGGCCACAGGTCCGGACGGTAACTTTTCAGCCTGGTTGTAAACGTTGCCTCAACCTCACGGTAGCGCGATTCCGATCGAACCCATGACAGGCCATCCAGCAAAAGCCAGTCCATGAATTTCCTGAAATCATCAGGATGGGTGAGGCCATTGCAGCATTTGACCTGACTGATAAGGGTGTTCCATGTCTCACTATACTGGACATCTTCCTGTAAAAGACCTGCACTGTTTGCCAAAATAGTATCATTAATTCCCTTAAAAATTTTTGCTGCCCACAAGCTTATATCTCTCAGATCCAAATATTTCCCATGAT
This window harbors:
- a CDS encoding GNAT family N-acetyltransferase, which translates into the protein MSWSKEFVELGKGIHDRASFDCGETELNLFIQTEAAKHMQAGISRTMVLPASNPLPNQKIPICAFYSITPSSICRDTLPKALAKKLPRYPIPVFLIAQLAVHREFHGEGLGKICLINALKYLWEINSHMRAYAIIVDCLTDAAEKFYAKYGFEVLCEHNGRVRMFLPMKTVAQLFGS
- a CDS encoding DUF1778 domain-containing protein; the encoded protein is MATARLDLRLDEEIKAKAEKASALLGLKSLTEYVVRLMDEDSTQVISEYESITVENDVFDRFTEACEKAKAPNKALLDALAFTEEKGVK
- a CDS encoding site-specific integrase, with the translated sequence MERSEQIRFDKLYQKHITTLKLQGKRKSTIDLYSRPLRRLATFFDHCPDRLSPEDLKTYFAALVESHSWSTVKTDRNGLQFFWKHVLGKHWDFVEIIKPPTVKRLPVILTPAEVERLLNTARKLRYYTILLTLYSMGLRLAEGLNLTIADIDSELMRVHLRNCKGGKDRYVDLPSRTLKALRRYWATHRNPKFLFPEGQSAQQRHRATQPMSRSCTQKAMRQLVEECRINKKVSPHSLRHSFATHLLEQGLSLRAIQTLLGHMCPKTTAIYTQLTETAQLNTRKVMNHLINELKLKGDDQ
- a CDS encoding IS91 family transposase — translated: MKLSDIAAQYGDRFLEKYSQCLLPGHIKALQAIQHCRTSAAGMTLLECNSCRTRDQKPMSCGHRHCNRCQNTDTSEWLQRQRQKLLPVEYFMVTFTLPAQLRNLAWQHQRQVYDLLFRTAADTLKEFGSNSKKLDAGLGMTGVLHTHSRRLDYHPHIHFVVPGGGINTRRKEWRKLTGNYLFNGKNLAMVFRAKLLRALDEQGLLSPSLKTRLPKEWVVNCKRVGKGLPALEYLSRYLYRGVISDNNILASKRGKVTFSYLNSETGKKEKRTLPGEDFLWLVLKHVLPRRLRRSRDYGFLHSNAKNNYHWCNWF
- a CDS encoding AAA family ATPase, whose product is MHLKNHIIFSGGPGAGKTSLLEQLKLKGFNVKEEVGRKVIQEEKKENSECLPWRDKCRFADEMERLENEALKATKTTESLIFLDRSIVDVYGYRQLEGLEIPKALEKSCSEIRHSKEVFMFPPWESIYQNDSERKQTFSEAVNTYQVMVSCYLKFGYSVTEMPLDTVKNRLQFILKAVSG
- a CDS encoding GNAT family protein, with the protein product METDRIKLSPPSMELVSKVHDAINESEESLSVYLPWVQNGLSHPEENMKHAITNYESFNGELRFFIIEKSSDDLLGAIGLIIRDKNVPFFEIGYWLRNSKSGKGFVTEALKVLETYSFKELGAKRIEIRAAECNKKSRSVAERNGYQLEATFINERRLPSGKLSNTVVYGKTGL
- a CDS encoding site-specific integrase yields the protein MPSPFMTEVRNTLRVRRYSYKTEQSYCYWIKYFIRYQNMKHPKNLGPDHVRQFLTYLAVQRRVATSTQNQALNALNFLYKQVLGRTLGDVSNLVRAKKPTRIPVVFERHEINAIFTVISRY
- a CDS encoding RNA-guided endonuclease TnpB family protein, with amino-acid sequence MLLAHKIELRPTKQQADYLDRACGSRRHAFNQLLAHFNQEGVKWSKKAANEKYQELRLEFPWYAEVSQRVTRNTIDDLHDAFTHFFRRVKKGEKAGYPRFKKRGLHDSFSLREKPKFDVDGRTLRIEKLKTRIKMRQKLRFTGTPCQVTITKRAGKYFASILVDTQDYDPKAQSNESVGVDFGIKDLAICSNGKTFAANQKLKGSLKRLNRKQRALSCKTKGSNRYVKAKRAVAKLHYRISNQRTAVLHEVSDYLTSRFKIITLENLNVKGMVKNRKLARAISDAGFGKLRELVEYKAELRGCQVVIADRFFPSSKKCAVHTCDYVNDNLTLSDREWRCPKCKTLHDRDYSASFNLDNYGRDRLQLDPKPYARVESDTIRRASMSTA